A DNA window from Carassius auratus strain Wakin unplaced genomic scaffold, ASM336829v1 scaf_tig00215316, whole genome shotgun sequence contains the following coding sequences:
- the LOC113094258 gene encoding eukaryotic translation initiation factor 4E-1B, producing MASCAVQLIDKVTRKKVEKLKFETYILKGPCMKHPLQNRWGLWFYKNDKGKMWQDNLRLITKFDTVEDFWALYTNMQPPSKLSSGCDYSMFKDGIEPMWEDRSNKCGGRWLITLAKQHRHAELDHFWLETLLCLIGEGFGSFSRDICGSVINIRAKGDKIAIWTSNAENCETVTYIGKKYKESLGLPQKLVIGYQAHADTATKSNSITKNKFVV from the exons ATGGCGTCGTGCGCTGTACAGCTG ATTGACAAAGTAACGAGGAAGAAGGTTGAAAAACTGAAATTTGAAACCTACATTTTGAAGGGCCCTTGTATGAAGCACCCTTTACAGAACAG ATGGGGTCTTTGGTTCTACAAAAATGATAAGGGCAAAATGTGGCAAGACAATCTAAGGCTCATCACCAAGTTCGACACCGTTGAGGACTTCTGGGC ATTATACACCAACATGCAGCCGCCAAGCAAACTCTCCTCTGGCTGTGATTACTCTATGTTCAAG GATGGCATTGAGCCCATGTGGGAAGACCGGAGTAATAAATGTGGTGGCCGCTGGTTGATTACTCTAGCCAAGCAGCATAGACACGCAGAGCTTGACCATTTTTGGCTGGAAACT CTGTTGTGTCTTATTGGAGAGGGCTTTGGCTCCTTCAGTCGAGATATCTGTGGAAGTGTAATCAATATTCGTGCCAAAGGGGACAAAATTGCCATCTGGACCTCCAATGCGGAGAACTGTGAGACAGTGACATACATTGG TAAGAAGTATAAAGAAAGTCTTGGGCTTCCACAGAAACTTGTCATCGGATATCAAGCCCATGCAGACACTGCGACTAAGAGCAACTCCATAACCAAGAACAAGTTTGTTGTTTGA